A window of Actinomycetota bacterium contains these coding sequences:
- the cydB gene encoding cytochrome d ubiquinol oxidase subunit II: MMSNLQILWFTLIAVLWVGYFFLEGFDFGVGILLPFLGKDDVDRRVMINTIGPVWDGNEVWLVVAGGATFAAFPDWYATLFSGFYLPLFLVLVALIFRGVAFESRSKDVRPAWRAWWDRAIFWGSLVPSLLWGVAWANILRGVPIDSSKEFTGSLFGLLNPYALVGGVAFVLLFTLHGAVFIALKTHGAIADRARSMAAKLAWAAAAGVFAFLGWTYLNAVEKNTRGIVPDPMPIAAIALLLVVSWLVYQKWDGWAFVATGASIVLLTATIFMNLYPRVMVSSTNPDFSLTIATASSAPYTLKLMSIIAAIFTPVVLLYQGWTYWVFRRRIGREDVAEAIAGALH; this comes from the coding sequence ATGATGAGCAACCTTCAGATCCTGTGGTTCACCCTGATCGCCGTCCTGTGGGTCGGCTACTTCTTCCTTGAGGGATTCGATTTCGGCGTGGGCATCCTGCTGCCGTTTCTAGGCAAGGACGACGTCGACCGGCGGGTGATGATCAACACGATCGGCCCGGTGTGGGACGGCAACGAGGTGTGGCTTGTGGTCGCCGGAGGGGCAACCTTTGCCGCGTTTCCCGACTGGTATGCGACGTTGTTCAGCGGGTTCTACCTTCCGCTGTTCCTCGTTCTGGTCGCACTGATCTTTCGCGGAGTGGCATTCGAGTCCCGGAGCAAGGACGTGCGTCCGGCATGGCGTGCGTGGTGGGATAGGGCGATCTTCTGGGGGAGCCTGGTTCCGTCGCTGTTGTGGGGTGTCGCATGGGCGAACATTCTTCGCGGTGTTCCAATCGACTCAAGCAAGGAGTTCACCGGGTCCCTGTTCGGGTTGCTGAATCCGTACGCGCTCGTCGGTGGTGTCGCATTCGTTCTGCTGTTCACCTTGCACGGAGCGGTGTTCATCGCGCTGAAGACGCATGGTGCGATTGCGGATCGAGCCCGCTCCATGGCGGCGAAGTTGGCGTGGGCGGCCGCGGCCGGGGTGTTCGCCTTCCTGGGGTGGACTTACTTGAATGCCGTGGAGAAGAACACGCGCGGCATCGTTCCCGATCCGATGCCGATCGCCGCGATCGCGTTACTGCTTGTGGTGTCCTGGCTGGTGTACCAGAAGTGGGACGGCTGGGCCTTCGTGGCGACGGGTGCCTCCATCGTGCTGCTGACGGCCACGATCTTTATGAATCTGTATCCCCGCGTGATGGTGTCGAGCACCAACCCCGACTTCAGCTTGACGATCGCAACCGCGTCCTCGGCGCCGTACACACTGAAGCTGATGTCGATCATTGCGGCGATCTTTACTCCGGTGGTCCTGCTGTACCAAGGTTGGACGTACTGGGTCTTCCGGCGGCGAATCGGCCGGGAGGACGTTGCGGAAGCGATTGCCGGGGCACTTCACTAA
- a CDS encoding cytochrome ubiquinol oxidase subunit I, protein MTALTLARLQFAITIAFHFLFVPLSIGLSLLVAVMHTLYQRTGDEKYKRMTKFWGKLFLITFAMGVVTGIVQEFQFGMNWSAYSRFVGDVFGPTLAIEGLLAFFLESTFLGLWIFGWNRLPGRIHVATIWIVAIGTQISAWFILAANSWMQHPVGYTMNPRTGRAEMTDFVAMMTNSTLIVAFVHTVLAAILTGGMFVLGVSAYHLLRKHDTDVFVRSAGIALVAAFIGASGVVFTGHAQSQVMTEQQPMKMAAAEALWSTERGASFSLLTIGDPAGARPVFQIRVPNLLSVLATNSWNGTVEGMNDIQAAYETRYGPGNYMPIPWVTYWSFRIMVGLGFLLVALTGFGLVQMRRGKFTSSRRYLRLVALSVLVPTIANIAGWVFTEVGRQPWVVFGLMRTSDAVSPSVGRGTIATTLVGFTLVYGLLSVVEIGMLVRFAKAGIKPEPEPASDGRPKLVY, encoded by the coding sequence ATGACCGCACTGACACTGGCGCGGCTGCAGTTCGCGATCACGATCGCATTTCACTTCTTGTTCGTTCCGCTCAGCATCGGCCTGTCCTTGCTCGTGGCCGTCATGCACACGCTGTATCAGCGCACCGGCGATGAGAAATACAAGCGCATGACTAAGTTCTGGGGGAAGTTGTTCCTCATTACGTTTGCTATGGGCGTCGTCACCGGCATCGTGCAGGAATTCCAGTTCGGCATGAACTGGTCCGCGTACTCACGCTTCGTGGGCGACGTGTTCGGGCCAACCTTGGCGATCGAGGGCCTGCTGGCGTTCTTCCTTGAGTCGACGTTCTTGGGGCTGTGGATCTTCGGGTGGAATCGGCTTCCGGGTCGGATCCACGTGGCGACCATCTGGATAGTGGCCATCGGCACTCAGATCTCGGCGTGGTTCATCCTCGCTGCGAATTCCTGGATGCAGCATCCCGTCGGATACACGATGAACCCGCGGACCGGTCGCGCCGAGATGACGGACTTCGTGGCGATGATGACGAACTCGACGCTGATCGTCGCCTTCGTGCACACGGTTCTGGCGGCGATTCTGACCGGCGGGATGTTCGTTCTGGGAGTCAGCGCCTACCACTTGCTCCGCAAGCATGACACCGACGTCTTCGTGCGCTCGGCGGGAATCGCACTCGTCGCCGCTTTCATCGGAGCCTCAGGCGTGGTGTTCACGGGGCACGCGCAGTCGCAGGTGATGACCGAGCAGCAGCCCATGAAGATGGCGGCCGCGGAGGCTCTGTGGAGCACCGAGCGCGGTGCGAGTTTCTCGCTGCTGACGATCGGAGACCCCGCGGGCGCGCGCCCGGTCTTTCAGATTCGGGTGCCCAATCTTCTGAGCGTGCTCGCCACGAACTCCTGGAACGGAACGGTCGAGGGGATGAACGACATCCAGGCGGCCTACGAAACTCGGTACGGCCCTGGGAACTACATGCCGATTCCGTGGGTGACCTACTGGAGCTTCCGAATCATGGTGGGCCTCGGCTTCTTGCTGGTTGCGCTGACCGGCTTCGGGCTTGTTCAGATGCGGCGCGGGAAATTCACGTCCAGCCGGCGTTACTTGCGGCTCGTGGCTTTGTCGGTCCTGGTCCCGACGATTGCCAACATCGCGGGGTGGGTGTTCACCGAGGTCGGTCGTCAGCCTTGGGTCGTCTTCGGGTTGATGCGTACTTCCGACGCGGTGTCTCCCAGCGTCGGCAGGGGAACGATCGCAACGACGCTTGTGGGATTCACGCTGGTGTACGGCCTGTTGTCGGTGGTCGAGATCGGGATGCTCGTGCGCTTCGCAAAAGCGGGAATCAAGCCGGAGCCCGAGCCGGCATCCGACGGACGTCCGAAACTCGTGTACTGA
- a CDS encoding SHOCT domain-containing protein, which produces MAEVRLMMWGPGWNWGAGAWLMGVSMLLFWALVITVVIVLLRRFTAGPASGEAQRREPDRAISILEERFARGEIDREEFEQRRQVLRG; this is translated from the coding sequence GTGGCGGAGGTGAGGCTGATGATGTGGGGTCCGGGCTGGAACTGGGGGGCAGGCGCCTGGCTGATGGGGGTGTCGATGCTGTTGTTCTGGGCACTCGTCATCACCGTGGTGATCGTTCTACTTCGTCGATTCACAGCCGGTCCGGCATCCGGCGAGGCCCAACGCCGGGAACCGGATCGAGCGATCTCGATCCTCGAAGAGCGGTTTGCGCGCGGCGAGATCGACCGCGAGGAGTTCGAGCAACGCCGGCAAGTCCTGCGCGGCTGA
- a CDS encoding glycoside hydrolase family 15 protein produces the protein MNKISDYGLIGDCHSAALVGQDGSIDWACFPRFDSPSVFARNLDESRGGHFRIAPEFVEDARRAYLQDTNILTTTFECSGGVLELTDCMPVETPEEPGGTRVRVHHSILRRARCTIGTVNVRVSVAPRFEYGSLLPRFTPLSARSAYVEGGANAIVLNSTRPVEVLDTEVVAEWTLHAGEEVWMEATWSRSYARHPRAPSLAKFEQECRRRLEATTAYWRLWIEQCSYEGVYAPFVRRSALALKALTYAPSGAMVAAPTTSLPELIGGGRNWDYRYTWIRDATMALSSLVALGFRHEAEAFRSWLERATAGRAQNLQIMYGVEGERHLPEMELPHLTGHRNSAPVRIGNAAAVQTQLDVYGQILDAAYLYGKAGGDFSTKNWTFLTRLVESAAARWHWADHGIWELRDEPRHFTHSKLHCWVALDRGIRIAQARGLPAPIERWERARDEIRDFLLEQAAPDGWFQQAAGYPVADAATLLAPALGLVPTDHPLALRTIQEVRAQLEHNGLVYRYKGNDGLEGQEGAFLVCSFWLVDCLVHTGEIGEAQALLERLLTFGGDLGLFPEQVDPATGEGLGNFPQAFSHMALVLSCGHLEAAKHGGVHNGGSYAELAVERLMARRGSKSATVPAQSAP, from the coding sequence GTGAACAAGATCTCGGACTACGGGCTGATCGGCGACTGCCACTCCGCGGCCCTTGTCGGGCAAGACGGCTCGATCGACTGGGCCTGCTTCCCCCGCTTCGATTCTCCTAGCGTGTTCGCGCGCAACCTCGACGAGTCCCGCGGCGGGCACTTCCGCATCGCGCCGGAGTTCGTCGAAGACGCCCGCCGCGCGTACCTCCAGGACACCAACATCCTCACAACGACGTTCGAATGTTCCGGCGGCGTCCTCGAACTTACCGACTGCATGCCTGTCGAAACTCCCGAAGAGCCCGGCGGGACGCGCGTTCGCGTGCACCACTCGATCCTGCGGCGCGCGCGCTGCACCATCGGAACCGTAAACGTCCGAGTCTCCGTCGCACCGCGATTCGAGTACGGCAGTCTCCTGCCCCGCTTCACGCCGCTGTCGGCGCGCAGCGCCTACGTAGAGGGCGGCGCCAATGCCATCGTGCTGAACTCGACGCGTCCCGTGGAGGTTCTCGACACCGAAGTGGTTGCGGAATGGACGCTGCACGCGGGCGAAGAGGTTTGGATGGAAGCGACCTGGAGCCGGTCGTACGCGCGCCACCCTCGGGCGCCGTCGCTGGCGAAGTTCGAGCAGGAGTGTAGACGCCGCCTCGAGGCCACAACCGCGTACTGGCGCTTGTGGATCGAGCAGTGCTCCTATGAAGGCGTCTATGCGCCGTTCGTGCGACGATCCGCGCTGGCGCTGAAGGCGCTGACCTATGCGCCGAGCGGCGCCATGGTCGCGGCACCGACCACATCGCTGCCCGAGTTGATCGGCGGCGGGCGCAACTGGGACTACCGCTATACCTGGATCCGCGACGCGACCATGGCGCTGTCCTCTCTGGTGGCCCTCGGCTTCAGACACGAAGCGGAGGCCTTCCGTTCGTGGCTCGAACGAGCGACGGCCGGGCGCGCGCAGAACTTGCAGATCATGTACGGCGTCGAAGGCGAGCGACACCTGCCCGAAATGGAGTTGCCGCACTTGACCGGACACCGCAACTCGGCGCCGGTGCGAATCGGAAACGCCGCCGCCGTGCAGACGCAACTCGACGTCTACGGACAGATCCTGGACGCGGCATACCTGTACGGGAAAGCGGGCGGGGACTTCAGCACCAAGAACTGGACTTTCCTAACGCGTCTGGTCGAATCGGCCGCCGCTCGCTGGCACTGGGCCGACCACGGGATTTGGGAGTTGCGCGATGAACCTCGGCACTTCACGCATTCGAAGCTGCACTGCTGGGTCGCGCTCGATCGGGGGATCCGTATCGCGCAAGCGCGCGGGCTGCCGGCACCGATAGAGCGGTGGGAGCGCGCGCGTGACGAGATCCGCGACTTCTTGCTGGAACAAGCGGCACCCGACGGGTGGTTTCAGCAGGCAGCCGGGTACCCCGTCGCCGACGCAGCGACTCTGCTCGCGCCTGCGCTCGGACTTGTGCCGACCGATCATCCCCTTGCGCTGCGAACCATCCAGGAGGTTCGCGCACAGCTCGAGCACAACGGACTCGTCTACCGATACAAGGGAAACGACGGACTTGAGGGCCAGGAAGGCGCGTTCTTGGTGTGCTCGTTCTGGCTCGTGGACTGCCTAGTGCACACCGGCGAAATCGGTGAGGCGCAAGCCCTGCTGGAGCGCCTGCTCACCTTCGGCGGAGATCTTGGCCTGTTCCCCGAGCAGGTCGATCCAGCAACGGGCGAGGGGCTCGGGAACTTCCCACAGGCGTTCAGCCACATGGCGCTGGTGCTGTCGTGCGGCCATCTGGAGGCCGCGAAACACGGCGGAGTTCACAACGGCGGCTCGTACGCCGAACTCGCAGTCGAACGACTGATGGCCCGGCGCGGTTCGAAATCGGCCACCGTGCCGGCCCAGAGCGCACCTTAA
- a CDS encoding bifunctional precorrin-2 dehydrogenase/sirohydrochlorin ferrochelatase codes for MSSELAGKDCICPLRKGVCDDSCVRDLAETPLYVACVRMSGRRALVVGAGAIARDKVERLLACGALVRVVAPEAIEELRALAAKGSIEWEQREYGPGDLDDAFIVIAATGTTQVNVRVFEDAEARRMLVNVVDVPALCNFILPAIVRTGAISIAVSTAGASPALAKRMKREIAAAYGEPFSRLAEMLNDLRPWAKAALPTYQDRKEFFEAIVNGDPDPVAMLRDGDEDGVRALIARARSAAESKGS; via the coding sequence ATGTCGAGCGAACTCGCCGGGAAGGACTGCATTTGTCCCCTGCGCAAGGGCGTATGCGACGACAGTTGCGTCCGTGACCTGGCAGAGACTCCGTTGTACGTCGCCTGCGTGCGCATGAGCGGCCGTCGGGCCCTGGTCGTGGGTGCCGGGGCCATCGCGCGCGACAAGGTGGAACGTCTGCTCGCCTGTGGGGCCCTCGTTCGGGTGGTTGCGCCGGAAGCGATCGAGGAATTGCGCGCGCTGGCTGCAAAGGGCTCGATCGAGTGGGAGCAGCGCGAATACGGCCCCGGTGATCTCGACGACGCATTCATTGTGATCGCGGCGACGGGTACCACCCAGGTAAACGTCCGGGTGTTCGAGGACGCCGAGGCCCGTCGGATGTTGGTGAACGTCGTCGACGTCCCTGCGTTGTGCAACTTCATCCTGCCGGCGATCGTTCGCACCGGTGCGATCTCGATTGCGGTGTCTACGGCCGGGGCGAGTCCCGCCCTCGCCAAGCGCATGAAGCGCGAGATCGCGGCCGCCTACGGTGAGCCTTTCTCGCGGCTGGCCGAGATGTTGAACGATCTGCGCCCTTGGGCCAAGGCCGCGTTGCCCACGTATCAGGATCGCAAGGAGTTCTTTGAGGCGATCGTCAACGGCGATCCCGATCCCGTTGCGATGTTGCGCGACGGCGACGAAGACGGAGTGCGGGCGCTGATCGCTCGGGCCCGCAGCGCGGCCGAGTCGAAGGGGTCTTAA
- the trpA gene encoding tryptophan synthase subunit alpha, whose product MARTDHTAAERLDAAFARGRAEGRALLMPFLVCAYPDPDAFVRMAVAAAEAGADVLEIGIPFSDPIMDGPVIQSATTAVLERGLRMSEALDLIARASAESGIPLVAMTYYNLVFHQGLERAAQAFATAGAAGAIIPDLSVEDAGPWRAACDAAGIATVFIAAQTSPPERLRSIGEASRGFVYAASLLGVTGVRQTLSDRARVLVESIRAQTDLPVAVGIGVSTAEHARAVAGYADGVIVGSAIVARAAAATDPAAAVGELVRELRAAVTR is encoded by the coding sequence ATGGCGCGGACTGATCACACGGCGGCCGAGCGACTGGACGCGGCGTTCGCGCGCGGCCGCGCCGAAGGGCGCGCGCTGCTGATGCCGTTCCTGGTGTGCGCGTATCCGGACCCCGATGCCTTTGTGCGTATGGCTGTTGCCGCGGCGGAGGCCGGCGCCGACGTGTTGGAGATCGGGATTCCGTTCTCGGATCCGATCATGGACGGACCGGTGATCCAGTCGGCGACGACGGCGGTGCTCGAACGCGGGCTGCGGATGTCCGAGGCGCTGGACCTAATCGCGCGCGCCTCGGCCGAGTCGGGGATCCCGCTTGTCGCGATGACGTACTACAACTTGGTGTTTCATCAGGGGCTCGAGCGCGCGGCGCAGGCGTTCGCAACGGCCGGGGCGGCCGGAGCCATCATCCCCGATCTTTCCGTCGAGGACGCGGGTCCGTGGCGTGCGGCTTGCGACGCCGCCGGGATCGCGACGGTATTCATCGCCGCGCAGACTTCGCCGCCGGAGCGCCTTCGCTCTATCGGCGAGGCATCGCGCGGTTTCGTCTATGCGGCGTCGCTGCTGGGAGTGACGGGGGTGCGCCAAACGTTGTCCGACCGCGCGCGCGTGTTGGTCGAATCGATTCGCGCGCAGACCGATTTACCGGTTGCGGTCGGGATCGGTGTGAGCACCGCCGAACATGCTCGTGCGGTCGCCGGGTACGCCGACGGCGTTATCGTCGGCAGCGCGATTGTGGCGCGCGCTGCCGCAGCGACCGACCCCGCCGCCGCCGTCGGCGAACTGGTTCGGGAACTGCGCGCGGCCGTCACGCGCTGA